From a single Georhizobium profundi genomic region:
- the hppD gene encoding 4-hydroxyphenylpyruvate dioxygenase: protein MGPFPHDAPKATISEANPAGTDGFEFVEFAHPEPEVLDGLFRQMGFTPVARHRSKAITLYRQGDINYLLNAEPRSHAARFCAEHGPCAPAMAWRVVDAKHAFDRAVSLGAEPYNGDGKSIDAPAVVGIGGSLLYFIDQYGENGSCYSADYEWLGETDPKPQGFGFFYLDHLTHNVVRGNMDTWYRFYAETFNFREIRFFDIKGKQTGLTSRALTSPDGKIRIPINESADEHSQIEEYLREYRGEGIQHIAIATNDIYSATDSIADAGMKFMPGPPDVYYEMSLNRVEGHQEPLEHLKKRGILIDGEGVVGGGETRVLLQIFSKTVIGPIFFEFIQRKGDDGFGEGNFRALFESIEEDQVRRGVLSRPEAAE from the coding sequence ATGGGACCCTTTCCACACGACGCACCGAAGGCCACGATCTCTGAAGCCAACCCGGCCGGCACGGATGGGTTCGAATTCGTCGAGTTCGCCCATCCCGAACCGGAGGTTCTCGATGGTCTGTTCCGCCAGATGGGCTTCACCCCGGTCGCCAGACACCGCAGCAAGGCGATCACCCTCTACCGCCAGGGCGATATCAATTACCTGCTGAACGCCGAGCCCCGCTCCCATGCCGCGCGATTTTGCGCCGAACACGGCCCGTGCGCCCCGGCCATGGCCTGGCGCGTCGTCGACGCGAAGCACGCGTTTGACCGCGCCGTCAGCCTGGGCGCCGAGCCCTACAACGGCGACGGAAAGTCCATCGATGCGCCCGCGGTCGTCGGTATCGGCGGATCGCTCCTCTATTTCATCGATCAGTATGGCGAGAATGGCAGTTGCTATTCGGCAGACTATGAGTGGCTGGGTGAGACCGATCCTAAGCCGCAGGGCTTCGGCTTCTTCTATCTCGACCACCTGACGCACAATGTCGTGCGCGGCAACATGGACACCTGGTACCGGTTCTATGCCGAGACCTTCAATTTCCGCGAGATCCGGTTCTTCGATATCAAGGGCAAGCAGACGGGCCTCACGTCGCGCGCCCTCACCTCGCCCGATGGCAAGATCCGCATTCCCATCAACGAAAGCGCCGACGAGCACAGCCAGATCGAAGAATATCTGCGCGAATATCGCGGCGAAGGCATCCAGCATATCGCGATCGCGACGAATGACATCTACAGCGCCACCGACAGCATCGCTGATGCCGGCATGAAGTTTATGCCCGGTCCACCGGACGTCTATTACGAGATGTCCCTCAATCGCGTCGAAGGCCACCAGGAGCCGCTGGAACACCTGAAGAAGCGTGGCATCCTGATCGACGGCGAAGGCGTCGTCGGTGGCGGCGAGACCCGCGTGCTGCTGCAGATCTTCTCCAAGACCGTGATCGGCCCGATCTTCTTCGAGTTCATCCAACGCAAGGGCGACGATGGCTTTGGTGAAGGCAATTTCCGCGCGCTGTTCGAATCGATCGAGGAAGACCAGGTCCGGCGCGGCGTGCTGAGCAGACCGGAAGCGGCCGAATAG
- a CDS encoding Lrp/AsnC family transcriptional regulator, translating to MQEIRIDRVDAAILNALQRDATLTNADLAAEVHLSPSQCSRRRAALEAGGLIKGYGALVDADALGFGMRAITRVNLRSHGQEQEAAFAAFLARHEEVRAAHSVSGDADYVLDIRVPDLAAFARFVHEKLLPQPQVTQVRSEIVLKTLKDEVGVKAVPTGS from the coding sequence ATGCAAGAAATTCGTATCGACCGCGTCGATGCTGCAATACTCAATGCGCTGCAGCGGGACGCAACGCTGACCAATGCCGACCTCGCGGCCGAGGTCCATTTGTCGCCGTCGCAATGCTCGCGAAGGCGGGCGGCACTTGAAGCCGGCGGACTGATCAAGGGCTACGGCGCGCTTGTGGACGCGGATGCGCTCGGCTTCGGCATGCGCGCAATCACCCGCGTCAACCTCCGTTCGCACGGCCAGGAGCAGGAGGCTGCCTTTGCCGCGTTTCTCGCACGTCATGAGGAGGTGCGGGCAGCCCACTCGGTGTCCGGCGATGCGGATTATGTGCTCGACATCCGCGTTCCCGATCTCGCCGCGTTCGCGCGCTTCGTCCACGAAAAGCTCCTGCCGCAGCCACAGGTGACGCAGGTACGGTCGGAGATCGTGTTGAAGACGCTGAAAGACGAGGTCGGCGTGAAGGCGGTTCCGACCGGCTCATGA
- a CDS encoding helix-turn-helix domain-containing protein, producing MNKMNELGASALSQHEMDCLRLLADGRDTTLIAAQLGRSVGEIEQTLDQAAMQMGVSSRLHAVIKAMRLGLVG from the coding sequence ATGAACAAGATGAACGAGTTGGGCGCCAGCGCGCTCAGCCAGCACGAGATGGATTGCCTGCGCCTGCTCGCGGACGGCCGCGACACCACATTGATCGCCGCCCAGCTAGGCCGCTCGGTCGGCGAAATCGAGCAGACGCTGGATCAGGCTGCCATGCAGATGGGTGTCTCGAGCCGCCTACACGCCGTCATCAAGGCCATGCGTCTCGGCCTCGTCGGATAA
- a CDS encoding AraC family transcriptional regulator, with protein sequence MSKPPQLADRFEVAASLGASLLAMARDRDIDIDIDSIARSMGLSTSSFNDFSTRISLDRLCRLFESLAIISGDPAFGLKAADHLEPGSTGIYGYGMLSAPTLAESLSFAVRHHRLLMETQHCAIVVKGEIARLEWSLPALIVRHDQFTDYFAALFAARYRGLLGLNLRAARFLLQRPPPAALGLYRRKLATNLRFGEPMNAIEFPASLMATPNPKADARLHRLMEEQCNKQAELKVENDDLQTRIRLFLLQNLSAGEPTLEHVARHMGMSERTLQRRLAEAGTSHNDLIDQTRCEWARRLLRDSERSISDIGYELGFSQPSAFTRSTRRWFGRSPSELRRELRSSSRH encoded by the coding sequence ATGTCGAAACCGCCTCAACTGGCCGACCGATTTGAAGTGGCCGCGTCGCTCGGCGCGTCGCTGCTCGCAATGGCTCGCGATCGTGACATCGACATTGACATTGACAGCATTGCGCGGTCGATGGGGCTCAGCACATCGAGCTTCAACGATTTTTCGACGCGCATCAGCCTGGACCGACTGTGTCGGCTGTTCGAATCGCTCGCGATCATTTCCGGCGATCCCGCCTTTGGACTGAAAGCGGCCGATCATCTAGAGCCCGGAAGCACGGGCATCTATGGCTACGGTATGTTGAGTGCGCCGACGCTCGCCGAGTCGCTCTCCTTTGCCGTGCGTCATCATCGCCTGCTGATGGAAACGCAGCACTGCGCGATCGTCGTCAAAGGGGAGATCGCGCGGCTCGAGTGGTCGCTGCCCGCGCTCATCGTGCGCCACGATCAGTTCACCGATTATTTTGCTGCGCTCTTTGCGGCACGTTACCGCGGTCTGCTCGGGCTGAACCTGCGCGCGGCGCGCTTCCTCCTGCAAAGGCCGCCGCCCGCCGCGCTTGGCCTCTATCGCCGTAAGCTGGCAACCAATCTGCGCTTCGGCGAGCCGATGAATGCCATCGAATTTCCGGCCAGCCTGATGGCGACGCCGAACCCGAAGGCCGACGCGCGGCTCCATCGCCTCATGGAAGAACAATGCAACAAGCAGGCGGAATTGAAGGTCGAAAACGACGACCTCCAGACGCGCATCCGGCTCTTTCTGCTGCAGAACCTATCCGCTGGCGAACCGACGCTCGAGCATGTGGCCCGCCACATGGGCATGAGCGAGCGAACGCTTCAGCGCCGCTTGGCTGAAGCGGGGACATCTCACAACGACCTCATCGACCAGACGCGCTGCGAATGGGCGCGCCGTCTTCTGCGTGACAGCGAGCGCAGCATCTCCGACATCGGCTACGAACTCGGCTTTTCCCAGCCAAGCGCCTTCACCAGGTCGACGCGGCGTTGGTTCGGCCGATCGCCGAGCGAACTCCGTCGGGAATTGCGGAGCTCCTCTCGTCACTGA
- a CDS encoding STAS domain-containing protein: MNGTMTMMDDAQIVELPTVLDLNAAAPLRDRLLARRGTPLALDASRVERIGGQCLQVLLAARNAWQRDGAGFSIDRPSDGFLNALRQMGFAGDLTPATETTR, encoded by the coding sequence ATGAATGGAACGATGACGATGATGGACGATGCACAGATCGTCGAACTGCCGACGGTCCTGGACCTCAACGCGGCAGCGCCTCTGCGCGATCGCCTTCTTGCGCGCCGCGGCACGCCGTTGGCACTCGATGCCTCGCGGGTCGAGCGGATCGGCGGACAGTGCCTGCAGGTTCTCTTGGCGGCGCGAAATGCCTGGCAGCGCGACGGCGCCGGCTTTTCGATCGATCGTCCTTCCGACGGTTTCCTCAACGCACTCCGGCAGATGGGTTTTGCCGGTGATCTGACGCCCGCTACGGAGACGACACGATGA
- a CDS encoding response regulator, producing the protein MKKTVLTVDDSRTIRNMLLMTLSGAGYETIQAEDGVEGLEVLARSNPDVIVTDINMPRLDGFGFIEGVRRDERTRAIPILVLTTESDQEKKNRARQAGATGWIVKPFDPAKLIDAIERVTA; encoded by the coding sequence ATGAAGAAGACGGTGCTGACGGTCGACGATTCCCGCACGATCCGCAACATGCTGCTGATGACCCTGTCCGGGGCCGGCTACGAGACCATCCAGGCAGAGGACGGCGTCGAGGGCCTCGAAGTTCTCGCCCGTTCCAATCCGGACGTGATCGTGACCGACATCAACATGCCGCGGCTCGATGGCTTCGGATTCATCGAAGGCGTGCGGCGGGACGAGCGCACCCGCGCCATTCCGATCCTCGTGCTGACGACGGAAAGCGACCAGGAAAAGAAGAACCGCGCACGCCAGGCCGGTGCCACCGGCTGGATCGTGAAGCCCTTCGACCCTGCCAAACTTATCGACGCCATCGAGCGCGTGACGGCCTGA
- a CDS encoding chemotaxis protein CheA, giving the protein MDMNEIREIFFQECEEQLAELETGLLALNDGDTDPETVNAVFRAVHSIKGGAGAFALDDLVAFAHVFETTLDKVRSGQLEPTHDVLKVMLKSADVLADLTNAARHGDQIDQDRSASLVADLEALARGEGVSSGEKPAEAEPEFTPVPVMLEEPQSADFAPVPFSFDDFDDEDTAAAASGFVVTFRPRAELYGKGNDAYLLLRDVAKLGAAKIACDSTDLPDLAQMDPEGAYLSWTIEVTGLADEAPIQRVFEFAEWDCDLTIVPSGDVSAVQPAEEIVLMAPIETPAPVKAPAPKFTPAKPTASVDDSGMVPVPFDLSAFDNLTVADTIAPQPVAAPVAATPAAPAPVAPVISIAEAAAKRGADPDAADRRQGGDRRAAETVAPTIRVDLDRVDRLINLVGELVINQAMLAQSVNESAAGTSAINMGLEELQQLTREIQDSVMAIRAQPVKPVFQRMSRIVREIADMTGKNVRLVTEGENTEVDKTVIDKLAEPLTHMIRNAVDHGLETPEKRLAAGKPEEGTLRLAAKHRSGRIVIEIADDGAGINRERVRKKAIENGLISADANLSDEEIDNLIFHAGFSTADKISDISGRGVGMDVVKRSIQQLGGRISIVSRPGEGSVFTMSLPLTLAVLDGMVVSVANQTLVVPLTAIVETLQPEASKIHRFGAEQRLISIRDTFCPLVDVGRVLSFRREQADPVQSVAVLVETEGGGQRALMVDAIQGQRQVVIKSLEANYDHVPGIAAATILGDGRVALILDVDAVVAGSRGDQARPELSLAAVG; this is encoded by the coding sequence ATGGATATGAACGAAATCAGAGAGATTTTCTTCCAGGAGTGCGAGGAGCAACTCGCCGAACTGGAAACGGGTCTTCTCGCGCTGAATGACGGCGATACCGATCCGGAAACCGTCAATGCCGTCTTCCGGGCAGTGCACTCGATCAAGGGCGGCGCCGGTGCGTTCGCGCTCGACGATCTCGTGGCATTCGCCCATGTGTTTGAAACCACTTTGGATAAGGTGCGCTCTGGACAACTTGAGCCGACACACGATGTTTTGAAGGTGATGCTGAAGTCTGCCGACGTCTTGGCCGACCTCACCAACGCTGCCCGCCATGGCGACCAGATCGACCAGGATCGCAGCGCATCGCTCGTTGCCGACCTGGAGGCGCTGGCACGCGGCGAAGGCGTATCGAGCGGCGAGAAGCCGGCCGAAGCCGAGCCTGAGTTCACGCCGGTGCCGGTGATGCTGGAAGAACCGCAAAGTGCCGACTTCGCGCCTGTGCCGTTCTCCTTCGACGATTTCGATGACGAAGACACCGCCGCCGCAGCCTCGGGCTTCGTCGTAACCTTTCGGCCGCGCGCCGAGCTCTACGGTAAGGGCAACGACGCCTATCTGCTGTTGCGCGATGTCGCCAAGCTCGGCGCGGCGAAGATCGCGTGCGACAGCACCGATCTTCCGGACCTCGCGCAGATGGACCCGGAGGGTGCCTATCTCTCCTGGACGATCGAAGTGACCGGTCTGGCCGACGAAGCACCGATTCAGCGGGTCTTCGAATTCGCCGAGTGGGATTGCGACCTGACGATCGTGCCTTCGGGAGACGTTTCTGCGGTTCAGCCGGCTGAAGAGATCGTGCTGATGGCTCCGATAGAGACGCCTGCACCGGTCAAGGCGCCTGCTCCGAAGTTCACGCCTGCGAAACCAACTGCCTCGGTAGACGACAGCGGCATGGTTCCCGTGCCCTTCGATCTGTCCGCATTCGATAATCTGACGGTGGCCGATACGATCGCCCCGCAGCCGGTTGCTGCGCCCGTGGCTGCCACGCCTGCGGCACCTGCTCCGGTCGCCCCCGTCATCTCCATCGCGGAAGCGGCGGCCAAGCGGGGGGCCGATCCCGATGCGGCCGACCGCCGCCAGGGTGGGGATCGTCGTGCAGCGGAAACGGTCGCTCCAACCATCCGCGTCGATCTCGACCGCGTCGACCGGCTGATCAACCTCGTCGGCGAGCTGGTCATCAACCAGGCAATGCTGGCGCAGAGCGTCAATGAGAGTGCCGCCGGCACGTCGGCCATCAATATGGGCCTAGAGGAACTGCAGCAGCTGACCCGGGAAATCCAGGACAGCGTGATGGCGATCCGCGCTCAGCCGGTGAAGCCAGTCTTCCAGCGCATGTCGCGGATCGTACGCGAAATCGCCGACATGACTGGCAAGAACGTGCGTCTGGTGACGGAAGGCGAGAACACCGAGGTCGACAAGACCGTCATCGACAAGCTTGCCGAGCCGCTGACGCACATGATCCGCAATGCGGTCGACCACGGGCTCGAGACACCGGAGAAGCGGCTCGCCGCAGGCAAGCCGGAGGAAGGTACGCTGCGTCTTGCCGCCAAGCACAGGTCCGGCCGTATCGTGATCGAGATCGCCGATGACGGCGCCGGCATCAACCGCGAGCGCGTCCGCAAAAAGGCGATCGAGAACGGCCTGATCAGTGCGGACGCGAACCTGTCGGACGAGGAAATCGACAACCTGATCTTCCACGCGGGCTTCTCGACCGCCGACAAGATCTCCGACATTTCGGGCCGCGGCGTCGGCATGGATGTGGTCAAGCGCTCGATCCAGCAGTTGGGTGGTCGCATCTCGATCGTCTCCAGGCCCGGCGAAGGCTCGGTCTTCACCATGAGCCTGCCGCTGACGCTTGCGGTGCTCGATGGCATGGTCGTCTCGGTCGCCAACCAGACGCTGGTCGTGCCACTGACGGCGATCGTGGAAACGCTGCAGCCGGAAGCCTCGAAGATCCACCGCTTCGGCGCGGAACAGCGCCTGATCTCGATCCGCGACACCTTTTGTCCGCTGGTCGATGTCGGGCGGGTGCTGTCCTTCCGCCGCGAGCAGGCTGATCCGGTTCAAAGCGTGGCCGTGCTCGTCGAAACGGAAGGCGGCGGCCAGCGCGCGCTCATGGTCGATGCCATCCAGGGCCAACGCCAGGTCGTCATCAAGAGCCTCGAAGCCAACTACGATCACGTGCCGGGCATTGCCGCGGCCACCATTCTCGGTGATGGGCGTGTTGCCCTCATTCTCGACGTCGATGCCGTCGTCGCGGGTTCTCGCGGCGACCAGGCGCGGCCCGAACTTTCCCTCGCAGCAGTAGGATAG
- a CDS encoding chemotaxis protein CheW yields MNELARTQADGVRELIAFRIGDQEFCVDIMSVREIRGWTPATALPHSPGFVLGVINLRGAVLPIIDLSSRLGMKAADPTARHVIIVAQVHKKVVGLLVDAVSDILSVTSQNIQPTPEVSSELDKSFARGVLAIEGRMICLIELEALFKSSESEAA; encoded by the coding sequence ATGAACGAACTTGCCAGGACACAGGCCGACGGCGTTCGCGAACTCATCGCTTTCCGTATCGGCGATCAGGAATTCTGCGTCGACATCATGTCGGTGCGGGAAATCCGGGGCTGGACCCCCGCGACCGCTTTGCCGCACTCCCCGGGCTTCGTGCTCGGCGTCATCAACCTGCGCGGCGCGGTGCTTCCCATCATCGATCTGTCGAGCCGTCTCGGCATGAAGGCAGCCGATCCGACTGCGCGGCACGTCATCATCGTGGCTCAGGTGCACAAGAAGGTCGTCGGGCTTCTGGTCGATGCAGTCTCCGACATATTGTCGGTCACGAGCCAGAACATCCAGCCGACGCCGGAAGTCTCCTCCGAGCTCGACAAGTCGTTTGCCCGCGGTGTGCTGGCGATCGAGGGTCGGATGATCTGTCTCATCGAACTCGAAGCCCTCTTCAAGTCGAGCGAAAGCGAAGCTGCATGA
- a CDS encoding protein-glutamate O-methyltransferase has protein sequence MTRPLARDGGGLPGEELLVSGEFPLTRRDLNEIAAMIYADAGIHLNETKASLVYSRLSKRIRQLRLSSFRDYCELVSSPEGADERREMLSFLTTNFTRFFRENHHFDHLRDTVLPPLLKQAKAGGRVRIWSAGCSDGQEPYSIGLTVLSLMPEIASYDFRILASDIDPKIISKAKAGRYDDHAVETVPSALRSRFIHEAKGEAGARWEVSSQVKQLIAFRELNLLREWPFKGTFQVIFCRNVVIYFDEQTQARVWSRYYQTLEEGGHLYIGHSERVSGPAKDGFDNVAITTYRKNSGRPAGRSGTL, from the coding sequence ATGACACGCCCACTGGCGCGCGACGGCGGAGGCCTGCCTGGCGAAGAGCTGTTGGTCAGCGGCGAATTTCCGCTGACCCGTCGTGATCTCAACGAGATCGCGGCGATGATCTACGCTGACGCAGGCATCCATCTCAACGAGACCAAGGCCTCGCTCGTCTATTCGCGGCTTTCCAAGCGCATTCGCCAACTGCGCCTGTCGAGCTTCCGTGACTATTGCGAACTCGTCTCTTCACCGGAAGGTGCGGACGAGCGGCGTGAGATGCTGTCGTTCCTGACGACGAACTTCACGCGCTTCTTTCGCGAGAACCACCATTTCGACCATCTGCGCGACACCGTTCTGCCACCGCTCCTGAAGCAGGCGAAAGCCGGGGGACGGGTGCGGATCTGGTCGGCCGGCTGCTCGGACGGCCAGGAGCCCTATTCGATCGGTTTGACCGTCCTGTCGCTGATGCCGGAGATCGCTTCCTACGATTTCCGAATTCTCGCGAGCGACATCGATCCGAAGATCATCTCGAAGGCGAAAGCGGGGCGTTACGACGACCATGCGGTAGAGACGGTGCCATCCGCGCTGCGTTCGCGCTTCATCCACGAGGCGAAAGGCGAGGCCGGGGCCCGTTGGGAAGTCTCCTCGCAGGTCAAACAACTGATCGCGTTTCGTGAGCTCAATCTTTTGCGTGAATGGCCCTTCAAAGGGACCTTCCAGGTGATCTTCTGCCGCAACGTCGTGATCTATTTCGACGAGCAGACCCAGGCTCGCGTTTGGAGCCGCTATTACCAAACGCTGGAGGAGGGCGGTCACCTTTATATCGGCCATTCCGAGCGGGTGTCTGGCCCGGCGAAGGACGGTTTCGACAACGTCGCCATCACCACTTACCGCAAGAACTCGGGCAGGCCGGCAGGCAGGAGCGGCACGTTATGA
- a CDS encoding protein-glutamate methylesterase/protein-glutamine glutaminase, whose translation MNSPIRVIVVDDSATMRMMISAVLNADPDIEVVGQASNAMEARSAIKALDPDVVTLDIEMPSMSGLEFLEKIMQLRPMPVIMVSTLTQRGAEATLAALEIGAFDCIGKPVPGEGKPFAGLTTLVKEAAASRLKRSYQRPSEKAAPAPVTSDYRPRNRIIAIGASTGGVEALIQVLSRFPANCPPTVITQHMPASFTRSFAERLDRLCAPKVTEAIDGEPLSFGRVYLAPGGERHLEITNGSGPRCRLVESGTVNGHRPSVDVLFRSVAATAGKNAVGAILTGMGRDGAQGLLAMRQAGAATFGQDERSAVVYGMPRVAQEIGAVAMQLPLDAIGDEIIAATAAKKIGVV comes from the coding sequence ATGAACTCTCCCATCAGGGTGATCGTCGTCGATGACTCCGCCACGATGCGGATGATGATTTCGGCCGTGCTCAATGCCGATCCGGATATCGAGGTCGTTGGCCAGGCGTCGAACGCCATGGAAGCGAGAAGCGCCATCAAGGCACTCGATCCCGACGTGGTGACGCTCGATATCGAGATGCCCAGCATGAGCGGGCTCGAGTTCCTAGAAAAGATCATGCAACTGCGGCCGATGCCGGTGATCATGGTGTCGACGCTGACGCAGCGAGGGGCCGAAGCGACGCTGGCGGCGCTTGAGATCGGCGCTTTCGACTGTATCGGAAAGCCGGTTCCAGGCGAAGGCAAGCCGTTTGCAGGACTGACGACACTGGTCAAGGAAGCGGCCGCATCGCGGCTGAAGCGGAGCTATCAGCGGCCTTCGGAAAAGGCTGCGCCGGCGCCTGTCACCTCGGACTACCGCCCGCGCAACCGCATCATCGCGATCGGTGCATCGACCGGTGGTGTTGAGGCGCTGATCCAGGTTCTCTCGCGGTTTCCAGCCAACTGCCCGCCGACGGTCATCACGCAGCATATGCCGGCATCCTTCACGCGCAGCTTCGCGGAACGGCTGGATCGCCTGTGCGCGCCGAAAGTGACCGAGGCGATCGATGGCGAGCCCTTGTCCTTCGGCCGCGTCTATCTCGCGCCAGGCGGCGAGCGTCATCTGGAAATCACCAACGGATCGGGACCGCGGTGCCGGCTGGTGGAAAGTGGAACGGTGAACGGCCACCGGCCGTCGGTCGACGTCCTGTTCCGCTCGGTTGCCGCCACGGCGGGCAAGAACGCCGTCGGCGCGATCCTGACCGGCATGGGCCGGGACGGCGCCCAGGGCCTGCTCGCCATGCGCCAGGCGGGAGCTGCAACGTTCGGTCAGGACGAACGCAGTGCTGTTGTCTATGGAATGCCTCGCGTTGCGCAGGAGATAGGAGCTGTGGCGATGCAGCTGCCCCTCGATGCCATCGGAGATGAAATTATTGCCGCAACGGCGGCCAAGAAAATCGGGGTTGTGTGA
- a CDS encoding response regulator, which yields MSLAQKIKVLIVDDQVTSRLLLGEALQSLGFSQITVAGDGQQGLAIMQQQPHHLVISDFNMPKMDGLGLLQAIRSNAQTKRAAFIMLTAQGDRALVQKAAQLGANNVLSKPFTVEKMQAAIEAVFGALK from the coding sequence ATGTCGCTTGCGCAAAAAATCAAAGTACTCATCGTTGACGACCAGGTGACCAGCCGCCTGCTGCTCGGCGAAGCGCTCCAGTCATTGGGCTTTTCGCAGATCACCGTAGCAGGCGACGGTCAGCAAGGTCTCGCGATCATGCAGCAGCAGCCGCATCATCTGGTTATCTCGGATTTCAACATGCCGAAGATGGATGGCCTCGGGCTTTTGCAGGCGATCCGCTCCAATGCACAGACGAAGCGGGCGGCGTTCATCATGCTGACTGCACAGGGCGATCGCGCCCTGGTGCAGAAGGCTGCGCAGCTTGGTGCGAATAACGTGCTGTCCAAACCCTTCACGGTGGAAAAGATGCAGGCGGCGATCGAGGCCGTCTTCGGTGCCCTGAAATGA
- a CDS encoding chemotaxis protein CheD (catalyzes the conversion of glutamine residues to glutamate on methyl-accepting chemotaxis receptors) yields the protein MTAGAVRRVHVIQGEYHVSDDPNVVLTTILGSCVAACLRDSAAGIGGMNHFLLPGGPGSSGNAATRYGVHLMELLINELLKNGARRDRLQAKIFGGAQTIAQFSNVGRQNAEFATRFLTDERIPIINASTGGDLGRKVEFWPVSGRARQHALDNTQTQRAVEMERPRPVAPAPADGGVEFF from the coding sequence ATGACAGCCGGTGCGGTCCGGCGCGTTCATGTCATTCAGGGAGAGTATCACGTCAGCGACGATCCGAACGTCGTTCTGACCACGATCCTCGGCTCCTGCGTCGCCGCGTGCCTGCGGGATTCGGCCGCCGGAATCGGTGGGATGAACCACTTCCTGCTGCCCGGCGGACCGGGGTCCTCCGGCAACGCCGCGACCCGATACGGCGTGCATCTGATGGAACTGCTGATCAACGAGCTCTTGAAGAACGGCGCGCGCCGCGATCGGCTGCAGGCGAAGATCTTCGGCGGAGCGCAGACCATCGCGCAGTTTTCCAATGTCGGCAGGCAGAACGCGGAGTTTGCGACGCGGTTTCTGACCGACGAGCGCATTCCGATCATCAACGCCTCGACCGGGGGCGATCTCGGCCGCAAAGTCGAGTTCTGGCCGGTGAGCGGACGTGCCAGACAGCATGCGCTCGACAACACTCAGACGCAGCGCGCCGTTGAAATGGAGCGTCCTCGTCCCGTGGCGCCGGCTCCCGCGGATGGCGGCGTGGAATTCTTTTGA